In Flavobacteriaceae bacterium, the following proteins share a genomic window:
- a CDS encoding histidine kinase yields MNKIKIIFHIIFWICWVLFFRLITPYIDGIVEVDSILLQDGTVTTQEYSENAISPLPLILFGTIFKIVLSYFITLFLYRRFLNAKNKWFVILGILSFILVFVIEYIFDIFYFSSRYDRYDAFLSLWVRANLIEYVILFILISLFIFISEWMTLDKKVLTMEKNQLHTELAFLKYQINPHFLFNTLNNVYSLSQEYEAEEVSKSILKLSDLLRYMLYENKEKDILIEKEIAFIEQFIDLQKLRFSDEKKLKVNFKIQGDFNSVLIKPFLLIPFVENAFKHGVNLSEESIIKINLKYNDNRLFFNVENKIFRNTKSIAQNEGGIGISTLKKRLELLYPKSHKFIIQDDDKIFIATLILNL; encoded by the coding sequence ATGAACAAAATAAAAATCATTTTTCATATCATTTTTTGGATATGTTGGGTACTGTTTTTTAGGCTTATAACTCCTTATATAGATGGAATTGTAGAAGTTGATAGTATTTTACTCCAAGATGGCACGGTAACTACCCAAGAGTATAGTGAAAATGCGATAAGTCCACTTCCTTTAATCCTTTTTGGAACTATTTTTAAAATAGTTCTTTCTTATTTTATAACCCTATTTCTTTATCGAAGATTTTTAAATGCCAAAAATAAGTGGTTTGTAATTTTAGGAATACTAAGTTTTATCTTGGTTTTTGTTATAGAATATATTTTTGACATCTTCTATTTTTCAAGTCGATATGATAGGTACGATGCCTTTCTTAGCCTATGGGTCAGAGCAAATCTTATTGAATATGTTATTCTCTTTATTCTTATTTCATTATTTATTTTTATTAGTGAATGGATGACTCTTGATAAGAAGGTGTTGACAATGGAAAAAAATCAGTTACATACAGAATTAGCTTTTTTAAAATATCAGATCAATCCTCATTTCTTATTTAATACACTTAACAATGTATATTCCTTATCGCAAGAATATGAAGCAGAAGAAGTTTCTAAAAGTATTTTGAAATTATCCGATCTATTACGTTATATGCTATATGAAAATAAGGAAAAAGATATCTTGATAGAAAAAGAGATAGCCTTTATAGAGCAGTTCATTGATTTACAAAAACTAAGATTTTCTGATGAAAAAAAATTAAAGGTAAATTTTAAAATTCAAGGCGATTTTAATAGTGTACTTATAAAACCTTTTTTACTTATCCCTTTCGTTGAAAATGCTTTTAAGCATGGTGTTAATTTATCAGAAGAATCTATTATAAAGATTAATTTAAAATACAATGACAATAGATTATTCTTTAATGTTGAGAATAAGATATTTCGCAATACTAAAAGTATAGCTCAAAATGAAGGAGGGATAGGGAT